A stretch of the Archangium violaceum genome encodes the following:
- a CDS encoding OsmC family protein: MDSTALRALQAPIKDKYRTDPQSAVVTLKAQGSLDDQSIACKVETGRALAVAGLHPATGGSGLELCSGDMLLEALVACAGVTLKAVSTALEIPLRKGVVRAEGDLDFRGTLGVDKTAPVGFRAIRLSFELDTDAPQEKIDQLLKLTERYCVVFQTLNHRPELSAQIQKRSE; the protein is encoded by the coding sequence ATGGATTCGACCGCGCTTCGCGCCCTCCAGGCGCCGATCAAGGACAAGTACCGCACCGACCCCCAGTCCGCGGTGGTCACCCTGAAGGCGCAGGGCTCGCTGGATGACCAGTCCATCGCCTGCAAGGTGGAGACGGGCCGGGCGCTCGCGGTCGCCGGGCTGCATCCGGCCACGGGCGGCTCGGGGCTCGAGCTGTGCTCGGGCGACATGCTGCTCGAGGCCCTGGTGGCCTGTGCCGGCGTGACCCTCAAGGCCGTCTCGACCGCCCTGGAGATTCCCCTGCGCAAGGGCGTCGTTCGGGCCGAGGGCGACCTCGACTTCCGGGGCACGCTCGGCGTCGACAAGACCGCGCCGGTCGGCTTCCGGGCCATCCGTCTCTCCTTCGAGCTCGACACCGATGCGCCCCAGGAGAAGATCGATCAACTCCTGAAGCTCACCGAGCGCTACTGCGTCGTGTTCCAGACCCTGAATCACCGGCCGGAGCTCAGCGCGCAGATCCAGAAGCGTTCGGAGTAG
- a CDS encoding FHA domain-containing protein, giving the protein MPSVKELRALPQVDVRTFQSEHGPVALIQQPPSPVFQRVAQQMGSARTVFMAHRSRLADRLMAMLQGFEYLQVLFLKPKTDGEVFAVGRLETSSLVIHDPSVSKFHALLRWNAADDSCYVRDAGSMNGTFVNAIALGDQEQQLFDGDGLAFGDAQFLYVRTDTLHAHLAMAAPTTGR; this is encoded by the coding sequence ATGCCTTCGGTGAAGGAATTGAGAGCGCTGCCCCAGGTGGATGTGAGGACGTTCCAGTCCGAGCACGGCCCGGTCGCGCTCATCCAGCAGCCCCCCTCGCCCGTCTTCCAGCGGGTGGCCCAGCAGATGGGCAGCGCGCGCACGGTGTTCATGGCCCACCGCTCGCGCCTGGCGGACCGGCTCATGGCGATGCTGCAGGGCTTCGAGTACCTGCAGGTGCTCTTCCTCAAGCCGAAGACGGACGGCGAGGTGTTCGCCGTGGGCCGGTTGGAGACGAGCTCCCTGGTGATTCACGACCCGTCCGTCTCCAAGTTCCACGCGCTCCTCCGCTGGAACGCGGCGGATGACAGCTGCTACGTGCGCGACGCGGGCTCGATGAACGGCACCTTCGTCAACGCCATCGCCCTGGGGGACCAGGAGCAGCAGCTGTTCGACGGGGATGGCCTGGCCTTCGGCGACGCGCAGTTCCTCTACGTGCGCACCGATACCCTGCACGCGCACCTGGCGATGGCGGCCCCCACCACGGGCCGCTGA